Proteins encoded in a region of the Spiribacter sp. 1M189 genome:
- a CDS encoding MFS transporter: MANALPTIRLSAFYLAFFGVLGVLSPYWGPYLKSRGFDAAAIGSLIALLHATKIVAPNLWGWVADHTGRRIAIIRIACLAALVGFSGVLIQGGGFLWMAAVMVTFSFFWNAALPQFEANTMSHLAGQTQFYPRIRLWGTVGFMISVLAVGEGIDRLGVDIVPTVLLFLFLVLAVISLTVPQADRRSADSGDGRLLSVLRQPRVLGLLVACFLLQVSHGPFYAFYSIYLQDYGYSGTAIGLLWAVALIAEIGVFLLMPRWLPRFGPRRLLALAMSLGAMRWLLVAGFPELMPVQAMAQLMHAATYGVYHAAAISLIDRYFTGGLQGRGQAIYSSMTFGAGVALGSYMAGRLWDTAGGSQIFLMAAGIAALAAIVAASVVPRRDSLYARSA, translated from the coding sequence GCCCTGCCCACTATCCGCCTGTCGGCGTTTTACCTGGCCTTCTTCGGCGTGCTGGGTGTGCTCTCGCCGTACTGGGGGCCCTACCTGAAGAGCCGTGGCTTCGATGCCGCGGCGATCGGCAGTCTGATCGCCCTGCTGCATGCCACCAAGATCGTCGCGCCCAACCTCTGGGGCTGGGTCGCGGATCATACCGGCCGGCGCATCGCCATCATCCGCATCGCCTGTCTCGCCGCCCTGGTCGGCTTCTCCGGTGTCCTGATCCAGGGCGGCGGCTTTTTGTGGATGGCGGCGGTCATGGTGACGTTCAGCTTCTTCTGGAACGCCGCACTGCCTCAGTTCGAGGCAAACACCATGAGCCATCTGGCGGGTCAGACGCAGTTCTATCCGCGCATTCGGCTCTGGGGGACGGTGGGCTTCATGATTTCGGTGCTGGCCGTGGGCGAAGGGATCGACCGCCTCGGCGTCGACATCGTGCCAACGGTGCTGCTGTTCCTTTTTCTGGTCCTCGCTGTCATCAGTCTGACGGTGCCGCAGGCGGATCGTCGCTCGGCGGACAGCGGCGACGGCCGACTGCTGTCGGTACTGCGCCAGCCCCGGGTGCTGGGGTTGCTGGTTGCCTGCTTTCTGCTGCAGGTCAGCCACGGTCCGTTCTACGCGTTCTACAGCATCTATCTGCAGGATTATGGATACAGCGGGACGGCGATCGGCCTGCTCTGGGCGGTGGCATTGATCGCCGAAATCGGCGTCTTCCTGCTCATGCCGCGCTGGCTGCCCCGTTTCGGCCCGCGCCGCCTGCTCGCCCTGGCGATGAGTCTGGGTGCCATGCGCTGGCTGCTGGTGGCCGGCTTCCCGGAGTTGATGCCGGTCCAGGCAATGGCTCAGCTTATGCATGCGGCCACCTACGGCGTCTATCATGCGGCGGCGATCTCGTTGATCGATCGCTATTTCACGGGCGGTCTGCAGGGGCGTGGTCAGGCGATCTACAGCAGCATGACCTTCGGCGCCGGGGTTGCCCTGGGCAGTTACATGGCCGGCCGCCTGTGGGATACCGCCGGCGGGTCGCAGATTTTCCTGATGGCCGCCGGCATTGCGGCATTGGCAGCCATTGTCGCCGCCAGCGTCGTGCCGCGCCGGGACAGCCTCTACGCGCGTTCCGCTTAA